In Oryza brachyantha chromosome 1, ObraRS2, whole genome shotgun sequence, the following are encoded in one genomic region:
- the LOC102708111 gene encoding probable glycerol-3-phosphate acyltransferase 3, which produces MESSSARPAAMAKVFAKPLLLYANKVVRSLIRPFVHEPLAGQRKAADSSSIRWLSTSDELPPAPDTTADGDGGATTVCVCKVEGGLLMSPSTFQYFMLAALEAGPGGLLRGLLLLLLYPALRLLGHDRAIRVMAAVSFAGVRKDGLRLGGAVMPKLLLEDVSAEVFEAAAAGPGRRRRRCVCVSAMPREMVEPFLKDYLGVDAVVAPELRSFGGYFLGLMESDAEVLRRLNMEEVIGGGGGDGGGGGLVVVGIGGLGRSFNQLFQKYCKEVYVATKGARRRWRPLHPRGYAKPLVFHDARTAFRPTASATLAMFMWLPLGAPLAALRTAVFLLLPFSLSVPLLSALGMHSRRIIGKYPPSSAHNLFVSNHRSLVDPLYVSAATGRADLAAATYSISRLSEILAPMRTFRLTRDRATDRTAMQAHLSSRSGGGGLVVCPEGTTCREPFLLRFSPLFTELGADVQPVAMHSAVSMFHGTTAGGRKVLDPLYLLMNPTPAYVVQLLDPVAVESGGGPELANEVQRRIAEALGYTCTALTRRDKYLALTGDDGVDRCRRRHQQ; this is translated from the exons ATGGAATCGAGCtccgcgcggccggcggccatggcgaagGTCTTCGCCAAGCCCCTCCTCCTGTACGCCAACAAGGTCGTCAGGAGCCTCATCAGACCATTCGTCCATGAGCCGCTGGCCGGCCAGAGGAAAGCAGCtgacagcagcagcatcaggtGGTTATCGACGTCGGAcgagctgccgccggcgccggacacgacggcggacggcgacggcggcgccacgACCGTGTGCGTGTGCAAGGTGGAGGGCGGCCTGCTGATGTCGCCGTCCACGTTCCAGTACTTCATGCTCGCCGCCCTGGAGGCCGGGCCCGGGGGCCTCCTCCGCggcctcctgctcctgctcctgtaCCCGGCGCTGCGCCTGCTCGGCCACGACCGGGCGATCAGGGTCATGGCCGCTGTGAGCTTCGCCGGGGTGAGGAAGGACGGGCTccggctcggcggcgcggtgaTGCCCAAGCTGCTCCTGGAGGACGTGAGCGCCGAGGTgttcgaggcggcggcggcgggaccaggacggcggcggcgccggtgcgtGTGCGTGAGCGCCATGCCGAGGGAGATGGTGGAGCCGTTCCTGAAGGATTACCtcggcgtcgacgccgtcgtcgcgccggaGCTGAGGTCGTTCGGCGGGTACTTCCTCGGCCTCATGGAGTCCGACGCCGAGGTGCTGCGGAGGCTGAACATGGAGGAGGTGatcgggggcggcggcggcgacggtggtggtggtggcctcgtcgtcgtcggcatcGGCGGACTTGGGAGATCGTTCAATCAGCTCTTCCAAAAGTATTGCAAG GAGGTGTACGTGGCGACCAAGGGTGcaaggcggcgatggcggccgcTCCATCCCCGGGGCTACGCCAAGCCCCTCGTCTTCCACGACGCCCGCACCGCCttccggccgacggcgtccgCGACGCTCGCCATGTTCATGTGGCTGCCGCTGGGcgcgcccctcgccgcgctccgcaccgccgtcttcctcctcctccccttctccctctccgtCCCGCTCCTCTCCGCCCTCGGCATGCACAGCCGCCGCATCATCGGGAAGTACCCCCCCTCGTCGGCTCACAACCTGTTCGTCAGCAACCACCGCTCCCTGGTCGACCCGCTCTacgtctccgccgccaccggccgcgccgacctcgccgccgccacctacAGCATCAGCCGCCTCTCCGAGATCCTGGCTCCCATGCGCACGTTCCGGCTCACCCGCGACCGCGCCACCGACCGCACCGCCATGCAGGCCCACCTGTCGTcccgctccggcggcggggggctgGTGGTGTGCCCCGAGGGCACGACCTGCCGGGAGCCGTTCCTGCTTCGGTTCAGCCCGCTGTTCACGGAGCTCGGCGCCGACGTGCAGCCCGTGGCGATGCACTCGGCGGTGTCCATGTTCCACGGCACGACGGCGGGTGGCCGGAAGGTCCTCGACCCGCTCTACCTGCTCATGAACCCCACGCCGGCGTACGTCGTGCAGCTCCTGGACCCCGTCGCCGTggaaagcggcggcggcccagagTTGGCGAACGAGGTGCAGCGGCGGATCGCGGAGGCGCTGGGCTACACTTGCACGGCGCTGACGAGGAGGGACAAGTACCTCGccctcaccggcgacgacggtgttGATcggtgccgccgtcgccaccaacAGTag